AGTGCCATTGGCAGTCAAATTGACTTTCGCGACTTCAATCACGACTATCACCTGATTCCTGCTGCAGATGTAAAGAAATTCGACCGGAACTACAACCTGACGGGATTGTGGACTCAGGCTCTTTCGAATACATCGTTCTTTACCATGAACTTCTATTATCTCTACAAGCAATTCAGAGAATACTTGTATGACAACCCGCTTGATCCGCGGTACATCGTTGACCCTGATATTCTCTCGAACAACGCAGGAAATTACAAGTTCAGGGTCGTGGGAACGAACAACCATCAGTTCAGGCGAAATACCGAGACACGCGGTGTGAAATTGGATTATACGGATCAAATCAGCAGGCTGCACCAACTGAAAGCCGGGATCGAGGGAAAGCTCCACCGCCTTTACCTTGAGGACTACAACGTAACGAACGGTCAGGATGCACAGGGACAAATCATCCCTGTCATCCCGCAACGGACCGGGCCGCTCTACGAAGAATACACGGAAAAGCCTGTCGAGTTTGCAGTGTACATCCAGGACAAGCTCGAATACGAGCGGATGATTGTGAACATCGGCGTCCGTTTCGACTACTTCGATTCGCGCGGCAACGTACTTGCTGACCCTCAGGACCCGAACATCTACAACCCCATCAAGCAGGAAAACCGTGTTGATTTGAACGGTGATGGAGTAAAGAGCGACGAGGAACAAGCCGACCCGTCAGTCGTGGCTGCGCGCCGTGCACACTGGTACAGGAAGGCGTCGGCGAAGACGAGCATTAGTCCGCGGTTTGGCATCTCGTACCCCATTACCGACCGCGGGGTTTTGCACTTCTCCTACGGGCACTTCCTGCAATTCCCTTCGTTCAGCGATCTGTACCAAAAGCCCGGATACAAAGTAACCACGGCTTCGGGAGTTCAGGGGGTGTTCGGCAATCCGGACTTGAGTGCGCAGAAAACCGTTATGTATGAAATCGGATTGCAGCAGCAAATAACCGAAGATATGAGTTTCGACATTACTGGCTTCTACCGCGACACACGTGACTGGACTTCGACGAGCGCGCAGATTCCGGTGCTTCGGGCGGATGGCGAGGGGGTAACGACATTCTATACAATGTTTGTGAACAAGGACTATGCAAACTCCCGCGGCATCACGCTTTCTGTAAATAAGCGCCCCACGAAGCTCTTCTCATTCAATTTTTCCTATACCTTCCAGACGGCAGAAGGAGTCAACTCGAGCAAGGATGAAGAGCAGGCACGTCTGCAATCGAATGACCAAGGCACGGTTATTTCGGGTGTGACGCTTGCGCCACTTGATTGGGATCAGACACATACAGCCAACCTCACTCTCGGATTGGGCGAGTTGGATTGGGGAGCTTTCATTATTGCACAATACGGTTCCGGTCTCCCGTACACGCCTGTTCTGAACCAAAGCGAAGCACGCGGCAGTGATGCCATCAAAACAAAAAACACCAGAAGGCTTCCCGCCAACTACAATGTTGATTTGCGCGTATTCAAGAGTTTTGCGCTTGATCCTCTCAACATCACGCTGTTTGTGAAAGTGCTCAACCTTCTCGACCGACGCAACGAAGTACAGGTGTACGGAGAAACAGGACGGGCAAGCGCCACACCGGCGGCTCTCGGCATTGGCAATATTTCCGGAGGCTTCCGCGTCAATACGCTTGAAGAGTATTTGTTGAGAAGGTACCACTACTCCGAACCGCGCCAGATTCAAATAGGCATGGACATCAATTTCTGATACAATCATGAAGATGACAC
This is a stretch of genomic DNA from Bacteroidota bacterium. It encodes these proteins:
- a CDS encoding TonB-dependent receptor; this encodes MKTLLRACMIVAVAFLWRVAALPGTTGKIAGEVKDSQTGETIIGASVVIQGTTLGAATNIEGYYVILNIPPGTYTLVASSVGYNRKIVTGVSVSVDLTTTQRFELVPEAVQAEEVVVTADRPIVRKDLTSSEARVDATTIRTLPVSEVSEVLSLQAGITQGRDGAIHIRGGRASEVAYWIDGVSVSDAYDNSQAVQVDNNSVQELQVISGTFNAEYGQAMSGIVNIVTKDGDRRFSGNLSTYTGDYVTADDGIFFHLDDVKPFANHNIEGSIGGPVFDLPLTFYLSGRYFRTDGWLYANEIINPNGTPLPGNSATFDPAGNLLTRTFVDRPTPMNGRIRRSGQGKLTLNLTGGTKISLSAIGSQIDFRDFNHDYHLIPAADVKKFDRNYNLTGLWTQALSNTSFFTMNFYYLYKQFREYLYDNPLDPRYIVDPDILSNNAGNYKFRVVGTNNHQFRRNTETRGVKLDYTDQISRLHQLKAGIEGKLHRLYLEDYNVTNGQDAQGQIIPVIPQRTGPLYEEYTEKPVEFAVYIQDKLEYERMIVNIGVRFDYFDSRGNVLADPQDPNIYNPIKQENRVDLNGDGVKSDEEQADPSVVAARRAHWYRKASAKTSISPRFGISYPITDRGVLHFSYGHFLQFPSFSDLYQKPGYKVTTASGVQGVFGNPDLSAQKTVMYEIGLQQQITEDMSFDITGFYRDTRDWTSTSAQIPVLRADGEGVTTFYTMFVNKDYANSRGITLSVNKRPTKLFSFNFSYTFQTAEGVNSSKDEEQARLQSNDQGTVISGVTLAPLDWDQTHTANLTLGLGELDWGAFIIAQYGSGLPYTPVLNQSEARGSDAIKTKNTRRLPANYNVDLRVFKSFALDPLNITLFVKVLNLLDRRNEVQVYGETGRASATPAALGIGNISGGFRVNTLEEYLLRRYHYSEPRQIQIGMDINF